In Microcoleus sp. AS-A8, one DNA window encodes the following:
- a CDS encoding TIGR03960 family B12-binding radical SAM protein, with protein MAFTVEELLTKQIMGPARYLGNELGAVHKPWDTAQVRWVLTYPEIYEVGASNLGHIILYNILNAQPRQLCDRAYLPAPDLAAKLRETKTPLFAVENRRSLQDFDILGFSLSYELGATNILEMLDLADIPLTWQERAASDITEIPLIFAGGQTATSNPEPYADFFDFIALGDGEELLPEIGLVLEEGKTAGLSREALLLDLAQIPGVYVPQFYDMAEDGSVHPNRPDVPKRILRRVATPMPAYSIGLVPYVETVHDRLTIEIRRGCTRGCRFCQPGMLTRPARDVEPEQVVEAIEKGMRATGYHEFSLLSLSCSDYLALPAVGMEIKNRLKDENISLSLPSQRVDRFDENIANILGGTRQGGLTFAPEAGTQRMRDIVNKGLTNEELLRGVKTAFEQGWNKIKLYFMIGLPGETDVDVVGIAETVRWLQQKCQAQRRRPLNFNITISNFTPKPHTPFQWHSVSTAEFKRKQALLRQEFRWIKGVKVNFTDVRISAMEDFVGRGDRRLSAVLRRAWELGAGMDSWFDNLDRAFGAWEQAIAESELTWKYRQVENGEWNVFQESDSTTQNPYDAPLPWDHMDTGIDKNWLVADLQRALEAAIVPDCSFDGCSHCGVCGVDFGHNVVIQPLPIPEFAGHFKPNSEKVQRMRVWYGKLGDMALLSHLDLVRLYDRAVRRASLPIAYTGGYHPMPRIMIANALSLGVTSEGEIVEFELTQSMEVEEFKQRLASQLPSDIPVYRVEEVDLKAASATQVLERAEYLLTLAVVDGLSLPPWQDWVEAVKNREEILWSYTTKSGRKQEVNLRDRLFELELNEPQRHRELRESEEEGVSTGVLRYVGSCRNDGTLLRPEHLVYMLEQVTGLEFQLWHAHRLRMMLNVS; from the coding sequence ATGGCGTTCACCGTCGAGGAACTACTCACCAAACAGATAATGGGGCCGGCGCGTTACCTGGGTAACGAATTGGGAGCGGTACATAAGCCCTGGGACACGGCACAAGTGCGGTGGGTCTTAACCTACCCGGAAATTTACGAAGTCGGCGCTTCTAATTTAGGGCATATTATTCTCTACAATATTTTGAATGCCCAGCCCAGGCAACTGTGCGATCGCGCCTACTTACCCGCGCCCGACTTAGCCGCAAAACTGCGAGAAACCAAGACGCCTCTGTTTGCTGTTGAGAATCGGCGATCGCTCCAAGATTTTGATATTTTAGGCTTTAGCCTCAGCTATGAACTAGGGGCAACCAACATCCTGGAAATGTTGGATTTGGCAGACATTCCCCTAACCTGGCAAGAACGTGCCGCCAGTGACATCACAGAAATCCCCCTGATTTTTGCGGGTGGACAGACAGCAACATCTAACCCCGAACCCTACGCCGACTTTTTTGACTTTATCGCCTTGGGAGATGGGGAAGAACTACTGCCCGAAATTGGCTTAGTCTTGGAAGAAGGCAAAACCGCGGGGTTAAGTCGAGAAGCGTTACTGCTGGATTTAGCCCAGATTCCGGGTGTGTATGTCCCGCAGTTCTACGATATGGCAGAAGATGGTTCCGTCCATCCTAACCGCCCAGATGTGCCCAAGCGGATTCTACGACGAGTCGCCACCCCCATGCCCGCTTACTCGATTGGGTTGGTTCCCTACGTGGAAACAGTCCACGATCGCCTCACCATTGAAATTCGTCGAGGCTGTACTCGTGGTTGTCGCTTTTGTCAACCCGGAATGCTAACTCGTCCGGCGCGGGATGTGGAACCGGAACAAGTGGTAGAAGCGATCGAGAAGGGAATGAGGGCAACTGGATATCACGAGTTTTCCCTATTATCTCTGAGTTGTTCCGACTATCTGGCACTGCCAGCCGTCGGCATGGAAATCAAAAATCGCCTCAAGGATGAAAATATTTCCCTCTCCTTGCCCAGTCAGCGGGTAGATCGATTTGATGAGAATATTGCCAATATCCTAGGGGGTACGCGGCAGGGCGGTTTAACCTTTGCCCCAGAAGCCGGAACGCAGCGAATGCGGGATATTGTGAATAAGGGCTTAACCAATGAAGAACTGCTGCGAGGCGTGAAGACGGCATTTGAGCAGGGTTGGAATAAGATTAAGCTCTATTTCATGATTGGCTTACCGGGGGAGACGGATGTCGATGTCGTCGGGATTGCCGAGACGGTGCGCTGGTTGCAGCAGAAATGTCAGGCACAACGAAGAAGACCTTTGAATTTTAATATCACCATTTCTAATTTCACACCGAAGCCTCATACCCCGTTTCAGTGGCATTCGGTTTCAACGGCGGAGTTTAAGCGCAAGCAAGCGTTACTGCGTCAGGAATTTCGCTGGATTAAGGGCGTGAAGGTGAATTTCACCGATGTCCGAATTTCGGCAATGGAAGACTTTGTGGGGCGGGGTGATAGGCGCTTGTCTGCCGTACTGCGTCGGGCTTGGGAACTTGGTGCAGGGATGGATTCGTGGTTTGATAATTTAGATCGGGCGTTTGGGGCTTGGGAACAAGCGATCGCAGAATCTGAGCTTACCTGGAAATATCGCCAAGTGGAAAACGGCGAATGGAATGTGTTTCAGGAGTCAGATTCAACAACGCAAAATCCCTATGATGCACCGTTGCCTTGGGATCATATGGATACAGGGATTGATAAGAATTGGCTGGTTGCAGACTTACAACGGGCATTAGAAGCGGCAATCGTTCCCGATTGTTCCTTTGATGGCTGTTCTCACTGTGGCGTTTGCGGTGTGGACTTTGGTCACAATGTGGTGATACAACCTCTGCCTATCCCAGAATTTGCCGGTCATTTCAAGCCAAATTCCGAAAAAGTCCAGCGGATGCGGGTTTGGTATGGCAAGCTGGGCGATATGGCTTTGTTGAGCCATCTGGATTTGGTGCGTTTGTACGATCGCGCTGTGAGACGTGCCTCCCTACCCATCGCTTATACGGGTGGTTATCACCCGATGCCTCGAATTATGATTGCCAATGCGTTGTCATTGGGAGTGACAAGCGAGGGCGAGATTGTGGAGTTTGAGCTCACTCAATCGATGGAGGTTGAGGAGTTTAAGCAACGCTTGGCATCTCAATTACCTTCGGATATTCCTGTGTATCGAGTTGAGGAGGTGGATTTGAAGGCTGCGAGTGCGACTCAAGTGCTGGAACGGGCGGAGTATTTGCTGACTTTGGCAGTGGTTGATGGGCTTTCTCTCCCGCCGTGGCAGGATTGGGTTGAAGCGGTGAAGAATCGTGAGGAAATTCTGTGGAGCTATACCACAAAATCGGGACGGAAGCAAGAGGTGAATTTGCGCGATCGTTTGTTTGAGTTGGAGTTGAACGAACCACAGAGGCACAGAGAACTCAGAGAGAGCGAGGAAGAGGGGGTTTCGACGGGGGTGTTGCGTTATGTGGGGAGTTGTCGCAATGATGGTACGCTGTTGCGACCGGAGCATTTGGTTTATATGCTGGAGCAGGTGACGGGGTTAGAGTTTCAGTTGTGGCACGCTCATCGATTGAGGATGATGCTGAATGTCTCTTGA
- a CDS encoding STAS domain-containing protein codes for MTIAIRDSQLTIIQPSGHINAANAAEFQRQLTGAVTSAPNAVLVDMHRVESLDSAGLMSLICAFRLAQRLNRRFGICCVAASIQMIFELTRLDAAFEIYPNRDAFCALLERGEESVRLIA; via the coding sequence ATGACAATTGCTATCAGGGATTCACAGTTGACTATCATTCAACCTTCTGGTCATATCAATGCTGCCAATGCCGCCGAGTTCCAACGTCAGCTAACCGGTGCTGTCACGTCAGCTCCGAATGCGGTTTTGGTGGACATGCATCGGGTAGAGTCTCTCGATAGTGCGGGCTTGATGTCGTTGATCTGTGCGTTTCGTCTCGCGCAACGTCTGAATCGGCGCTTTGGGATTTGCTGTGTGGCTGCCTCAATTCAGATGATTTTTGAACTGACTCGGCTAGATGCGGCGTTTGAAATTTATCCCAACCGTGATGCTTTCTGTGCCCTGCTTGAGCGAGGGGAGGAATCTGTGAGGCTGATCGCTTAG
- a CDS encoding alpha/beta hydrolase — protein MIITEKLIWLGLGVIAVGLLLGILYQTVSEAVDRHKYPLLGQFVDIGGFRLHLNCMGQGTTTVVMDAGAGAPSITWGLVPNEIAKFTRVCTYDRAGLGWSDPNLRTPRTSQQSVDELHTLLVKAGINPPYILVGHSLGGANMRLYASQYPEDVVGLVLVDASHESYMTSETWKGIKRQLWLYQVMGVASRVGVLRLIGELNLLPILEQIKQEIKKYPLAVQALFDTYKSYCYRPHYWATLSSERANLEKSFEQLQAVTSLNNLPLIVLIQGTKAPEMSDEKFQRWQELQLDLTKLSSNSQYIIAEKSGHLIPLEQPDLIVSAVRQLVERD, from the coding sequence ATGATAATTACGGAAAAGTTGATTTGGCTTGGGCTAGGTGTTATCGCAGTCGGATTACTTTTGGGAATTTTATACCAAACAGTCAGTGAAGCTGTTGATCGGCATAAATACCCCCTGCTAGGTCAGTTTGTTGATATTGGGGGATTTCGTCTACATCTCAACTGTATGGGTCAGGGTACAACAACAGTTGTAATGGATGCTGGTGCTGGTGCTCCATCAATCACATGGGGTTTGGTTCCAAATGAAATTGCTAAATTTACTCGTGTGTGTACTTACGATAGAGCGGGTTTAGGTTGGAGCGATCCCAATCTCAGGACACCGCGCACGAGTCAGCAAAGCGTTGATGAATTGCATACACTTCTGGTTAAAGCTGGGATCAACCCTCCTTACATTTTGGTTGGACACTCCTTGGGTGGAGCCAATATGCGGCTATATGCAAGTCAATATCCAGAAGATGTGGTTGGATTGGTGTTGGTGGATGCCTCCCATGAAAGCTACATGACATCCGAAACCTGGAAAGGCATCAAAAGGCAGTTATGGCTTTATCAAGTGATGGGGGTTGCCAGTCGAGTTGGTGTGTTGCGATTAATCGGGGAACTTAACTTGTTGCCAATTCTTGAACAGATCAAACAAGAAATTAAAAAATATCCGCTAGCAGTCCAAGCCTTGTTTGATACTTACAAATCCTACTGTTATCGTCCTCACTATTGGGCAACCCTATCTAGCGAACGTGCCAACCTTGAAAAAAGCTTTGAGCAATTACAAGCCGTTACATCATTGAATAATTTGCCTTTGATAGTGTTAATTCAAGGTACCAAAGCGCCAGAAATGAGTGATGAAAAATTCCAGAGATGGCAGGAACTTCAGTTAGATTTAACTAAACTTTCGTCCAATAGCCAATATATCATTGCAGAAAAGAGTGGACACCTTATTCCCTTAGAGCAACCAGATTTGATTGTTAGTGCAGTTCGTCAACTTGTTGAGAGAGATTGA
- a CDS encoding GAF domain-containing protein: MSRTLRVHPQYIQTVKSIWERKSDGRDRVLAEELGLALPQIHLFLKGQFLSGLDFLEICQALELNWREVAGLHLPETSDLAWPVASNQGKSFPNPSLDTAVINLNQAIDELVSVLCAMLRRLTRKVGDFIRADRTSIFLLDSQRNVLGSINAEDGEGGSLVIEVPLGRGIASLAATTSSVINIPFDVYNDPRSEEAKKTDQITGYRTYTILAWPLFNKEQNLVAVVQLINKLRQNCDPGFELSRRIDIKGFTHEDESLFATFAPSILQVLERCQFCYQLTQQLREDTQLNKHKPDIILQNTQLIAELKQQEQLLRKIIDRM; the protein is encoded by the coding sequence ATGTCCCGAACATTACGTGTACATCCGCAGTATATTCAAACCGTTAAGTCAATTTGGGAGCGGAAAAGTGATGGACGCGATCGAGTTCTAGCGGAAGAATTAGGGTTAGCTCTGCCTCAAATTCATCTTTTCCTTAAAGGCCAATTTTTGAGTGGCCTGGATTTTTTAGAAATTTGTCAAGCCTTGGAGTTGAACTGGCGAGAAGTCGCTGGCTTACATTTACCTGAGACTTCAGATTTGGCTTGGCCTGTAGCCTCTAACCAAGGGAAATCCTTCCCTAACCCCAGCCTTGATACAGCGGTTATTAACCTGAATCAAGCCATCGATGAGTTGGTGAGTGTTCTTTGTGCAATGCTGCGCCGTCTGACTCGAAAAGTCGGAGATTTTATTAGGGCAGATCGCACCAGCATTTTTTTACTCGATTCCCAAAGAAACGTACTCGGCTCCATTAATGCAGAGGATGGAGAAGGTGGATCTCTAGTGATTGAAGTTCCCTTAGGCCGGGGAATTGCTAGTTTGGCTGCCACGACTTCAAGTGTGATTAATATTCCCTTTGATGTCTACAATGACCCACGTTCTGAAGAAGCAAAAAAAACCGATCAAATAACTGGATACCGGACTTACACAATCTTAGCTTGGCCTCTCTTTAATAAGGAGCAAAATTTAGTAGCGGTCGTGCAACTTATTAATAAATTGAGGCAGAATTGTGACCCTGGATTTGAATTATCAAGAAGAATCGATATTAAGGGTTTTACGCACGAAGATGAATCCCTATTTGCTACCTTCGCGCCTTCAATCCTCCAAGTTTTAGAACGATGTCAGTTCTGTTACCAACTCACCCAGCAACTCAGAGAAGATACACAGCTTAATAAGCATAAACCAGACATTATTTTGCAGAATACTCAATTGATTGCAGAATTAAAGCAACAAGAGCAACTACTCCGAAAGATTATTGACAGAATGTAG
- a CDS encoding zinc-dependent alcohol dehydrogenase family protein, which yields MKAILMTAPGTPEVLQLQEIPEPKIQNNTEILVRLHAAGVNPIDTKLRQRGTFYPDQMPAILGCDGAGVVEAVGSGVQQFRVGDEVYFCAGGLGKSNTGNYAELTVVDERLVAPKPASLSFAEAAAAPLVLITAWEALYDRARLEAGQKVLIHAGAGGVGHVAIQLAKLKGAKVCTTVSSQDKARLVRQLGADHPILYQQTDFVQTALDWTGGEGVDLAFDTIGGETFAKSFPAVRVYGDVVTILEPDSATNWKTARSRNLRLSFELMLTPLLQGLVAAQQHQAEILKQCAKWIDEGKLKIHLSETYPLHEAAAAHKAIETGSTTGKIALIME from the coding sequence ATGAAAGCCATCTTAATGACAGCCCCTGGAACACCAGAAGTGCTGCAACTTCAGGAAATACCAGAACCCAAAATTCAAAATAATACAGAAATCTTAGTGCGTCTGCACGCGGCTGGGGTGAACCCAATTGATACCAAGCTGCGGCAGCGAGGTACCTTTTACCCAGACCAGATGCCAGCTATCTTAGGCTGTGATGGTGCTGGTGTGGTGGAAGCTGTTGGTTCTGGCGTCCAGCAATTTCGCGTAGGGGATGAAGTTTACTTTTGTGCTGGAGGCTTGGGAAAATCGAACACGGGCAACTATGCGGAGTTAACTGTTGTAGATGAGCGATTGGTTGCCCCAAAACCCGCTTCCCTGTCTTTTGCTGAAGCGGCGGCTGCACCTTTAGTATTAATCACCGCTTGGGAAGCCCTTTACGATCGCGCACGCTTGGAAGCTGGTCAAAAAGTGCTGATTCATGCCGGTGCGGGTGGTGTGGGTCATGTTGCCATCCAACTCGCGAAACTTAAAGGGGCTAAGGTTTGTACGACCGTTAGTTCTCAGGACAAAGCGAGATTAGTGCGTCAGTTGGGTGCGGATCATCCCATCCTTTATCAACAAACTGACTTTGTGCAAACGGCGCTAGATTGGACGGGGGGAGAGGGGGTAGACCTTGCCTTTGATACGATAGGCGGTGAAACCTTCGCGAAGTCGTTTCCGGCAGTGCGAGTGTATGGCGATGTGGTGACGATTCTTGAACCCGACTCGGCGACCAATTGGAAGACGGCGCGATCGCGTAATCTCCGGCTCAGCTTTGAACTTATGCTCACCCCATTGTTACAAGGATTGGTTGCCGCCCAGCAGCATCAAGCTGAGATTCTCAAGCAGTGTGCTAAATGGATAGATGAAGGTAAACTCAAAATCCACCTGAGTGAGACTTATCCTCTCCATGAGGCGGCAGCGGCTCATAAGGCGATCGAAACGGGGTCAACAACGGGTAAAATTGCTCTGATTATGGAGTAA
- a CDS encoding pentapeptide repeat-containing protein, which yields MKSIGYFPKLLVGLLLILLLLMLPAWTATAATQRSPLTLELLQERLKSPIQSEGVRTIDLRQLIINLRSENAEFRDQFYQLLQTQLNRSETPLGIDFSRSLIQGELIGSKLGLRTPLHGEALSPLLTPDEQQQLLRDSRRLSQPTIIPTVTVFRGAIKLVQTRVIGTVNFANTFFLNRVEANGAVFTQESDWSETRWTRSVDFADAAFGREANFSGSLFSTKATFARAQFRGVANFPGSTFEGNAIFSHAQFAQLANFTRSVFGRANSSAVDDATFYEHPGQTRAAESNSAGLRPATLPRSHFQEFADFTDTNWHDRALFSKSRFLEPLFLTEASFEKSVAFRETQFNQPINLRAVSLLEQVDFSNARFLNDVYLNVASLTFDSDQAKIIGDTGRIGRVLSVPVLEGNEDVLRNLVRNFRFLQQIADANQLEYTTQRLRLRQLGHRLVVTKKRMESVASDLEREDFINTSPQNSSPLPLLTKAVIPLSPLGWVLDAVSCVGLSLLLLLSRYGTSFWLVFGVGVVAIAYFGLFFWLVDRFRRRHPQPIVPTVFETPWMFGSYGVLTFAGVTAIFRTSDRPWLTLACLGVVILPVPMLLLWRLYQQGRYHDLMDVSYFVEDGSLRQLRLLIGRLPVMPRFEMFRDRYMPILWDRRWNWLNYYDFSLNNLLKLGFNDIRLRDKHLPGILSALVWYQWSLGILYIALLLWTLSRTIPGLNLLIYLK from the coding sequence GTGAAGTCGATTGGCTACTTCCCAAAATTACTAGTGGGATTATTACTGATTTTGCTGCTGCTGATGCTACCTGCATGGACAGCAACAGCCGCGACACAGCGATCGCCTTTAACCCTAGAACTCCTGCAAGAACGCCTAAAATCGCCTATTCAAAGCGAAGGCGTTCGCACCATCGATCTGCGCCAACTGATTATTAACTTGCGCTCGGAAAATGCCGAGTTTCGCGACCAATTTTACCAACTACTACAAACCCAACTCAATCGCTCCGAAACCCCATTGGGTATCGATTTCAGCCGTTCTCTAATTCAAGGAGAACTGATCGGTAGTAAGTTAGGTTTGCGTACACCCCTACATGGGGAGGCGTTGTCACCCCTGTTGACACCCGACGAACAACAACAGCTATTGCGTGACTCTCGTCGATTATCTCAGCCGACGATAATTCCCACTGTAACGGTCTTCCGGGGTGCAATCAAGTTAGTGCAAACGCGAGTGATCGGAACGGTCAATTTCGCCAATACCTTCTTTCTCAACCGGGTAGAAGCCAATGGTGCCGTTTTTACTCAAGAGTCTGATTGGTCAGAAACACGCTGGACTCGCTCCGTTGACTTTGCCGATGCGGCGTTTGGTCGAGAAGCGAATTTTAGCGGTAGTCTATTTTCTACCAAAGCAACCTTTGCTCGGGCGCAATTTCGAGGGGTTGCTAATTTCCCAGGCAGCACCTTTGAGGGGAATGCAATTTTTAGTCACGCGCAGTTTGCACAATTAGCAAATTTTACACGCTCTGTCTTTGGCCGCGCTAACTCCTCCGCCGTTGATGACGCTACCTTCTATGAGCATCCCGGTCAAACGCGAGCTGCTGAAAGCAACAGCGCTGGGCTACGCCCCGCAACGCTCCCGCGATCGCATTTCCAGGAGTTCGCTGATTTTACCGATACGAACTGGCATGATCGCGCTCTGTTCAGCAAAAGTCGCTTTCTAGAACCTCTTTTCCTCACAGAGGCAAGCTTTGAGAAATCCGTCGCCTTCCGGGAAACTCAGTTTAATCAACCCATCAATCTACGCGCGGTTAGTCTTCTGGAACAGGTAGATTTTAGTAATGCCCGATTTCTTAACGATGTTTATCTCAATGTTGCGAGTCTAACTTTTGACTCCGACCAAGCCAAAATCATTGGGGATACGGGTCGAATTGGTCGTGTGCTTTCCGTGCCAGTACTGGAAGGAAATGAAGACGTCCTCCGCAATTTAGTCAGGAATTTTCGCTTTTTGCAACAAATTGCCGATGCCAATCAGCTGGAGTATACAACTCAGCGGCTGCGACTACGGCAACTGGGGCATCGCCTTGTAGTAACAAAGAAAAGGATGGAGAGTGTTGCTTCTGATTTAGAAAGAGAAGATTTTATCAACACCTCACCCCAAAATTCTTCCCCCCTTCCCCTACTTACTAAAGCTGTGATCCCCCTCTCGCCTCTTGGCTGGGTATTAGATGCTGTGTCTTGCGTCGGGTTGAGCCTGCTATTACTACTTAGTCGCTATGGCACCAGTTTTTGGCTGGTTTTTGGGGTGGGAGTGGTGGCGATCGCTTATTTCGGCCTCTTCTTCTGGCTCGTTGATCGTTTCCGCCGTCGCCACCCTCAACCGATTGTCCCCACGGTGTTTGAAACGCCTTGGATGTTCGGCAGTTACGGAGTATTGACTTTTGCGGGTGTCACGGCAATTTTTCGCACGAGCGATCGCCCCTGGTTAACGCTGGCTTGCTTAGGGGTGGTTATTTTACCCGTGCCTATGTTGTTGCTGTGGCGACTGTACCAGCAAGGTCGTTACCATGATTTGATGGATGTCAGCTATTTCGTAGAAGATGGGAGTCTGCGTCAGTTGCGTCTGTTGATTGGACGCCTGCCGGTGATGCCCCGGTTTGAAATGTTTCGCGATCGCTACATGCCCATCCTTTGGGATCGTCGTTGGAACTGGCTCAACTACTACGACTTCAGCCTCAACAACTTGCTCAAACTTGGCTTCAACGACATTCGTCTGCGAGACAAACATCTTCCGGGTATCCTTTCCGCTTTGGTTTGGTATCAATGGAGCCTCGGCATTCTCTACATCGCCTTGCTGTTGTGGACGCTTTCCCGGACTATTCCTGGATTAAACTTACTCATATACCTTAAGTAA